In Styela clava chromosome 6, kaStyClav1.hap1.2, whole genome shotgun sequence, the genomic window AACCCGGATGTAATGAATAGCTATTCGAAAGAAATTGGCCTTTCGCCGGACTGGGAATTTGTTGACGTTTATGGATTAGATCGCGATTCACTGTTATATCTTCCGCAACCTTGTTGTGCTTTCATATTACTTTTTCCGATAACCGAAAAATATGAGATTTTTTGCAAAGAAGAAAAAGAGAAACAGAAAGACTTACAGAACTCAAGTGTATCGGTATACTTTATGAAGCAAACTATAGGAAATGCTTGTGGAACTATCGGTTTGCTTCACAGTTTTGGAAACAATCAATACAGGGAAGATTTTGTCAAAGAAGGATCTATTCTGAAATCATTGTTAGACGCTTCCAGTAATCTAAGTCCGGAAGAAAAGGGAAAACTCCTTGAAAGCAATGAGGATATGTGTAAAGCTCATCAGAAGAGTGCAAGCGAGGGACAGTCAAGAGAAATCAGTGCAGATGAGGAAGTAAATTTGCATTTTGTTGCAATTGTTCGTGTTGGTACCACAATTTATGAGTTTGATGGCAGAAAACCTTTCCCTATTGATCATGGTAAATGTAATGAAGAAAGTGATTTCGTTCATTGTGCTGCTGGAGTTTGTCTGAAGTTTATGGCACGGGACCCAGATGAAGCTAGATTTACAATTGTTGCTCTATGTGCCAAACAAACATAACAATATAATATGTCCTCTTCGCATTAGAGTGTCAAATAGTAAATCAAACTGATTCAAAACCTTTGAAGCTGTTGAATGTTACACAGGGTTCCTCAGACAATGTAGAAAATATTATCACCCATGTAGATTTTGTATGAATTGGCATAAATTCAGCTTTGTTGCTGTAATCCAGCAGCCGACAAGAAAGATAGCCTATAGCTAGTTTTTTGCAATTGTT contains:
- the LOC120331232 gene encoding ubiquitin carboxyl-terminal hydrolase isozyme L3-like; the protein is MSKLRWKPLEANPDVMNSYSKEIGLSPDWEFVDVYGLDRDSLLYLPQPCCAFILLFPITEKYEIFCKEEKEKQKDLQNSSVSVYFMKQTIGNACGTIGLLHSFGNNQYREDFVKEGSILKSLLDASSNLSPEEKGKLLESNEDMCKAHQKSASEGQSREISADEEVNLHFVAIVRVGTTIYEFDGRKPFPIDHGKCNEESDFVHCAAGVCLKFMARDPDEARFTIVALCAKQT